The proteins below are encoded in one region of Ochotona princeps isolate mOchPri1 chromosome 24, mOchPri1.hap1, whole genome shotgun sequence:
- the LOC131483206 gene encoding ubiquitin carboxyl-terminal hydrolase 8-like, with the protein QPVCDRGKRCTTPEVQKKSAGDLPPASVTRDSSSGKAQREPLTRARSEEMGRIVPGLPSGWAKFLDPITGTFRYYHSPTNTVHMYPPEMAPSSAPPSTPATRKAKPQIPAKWDREPSKLKHSYSSPDISQVIQEEEKRKPTMTPTVNWENKPTSYPKAEISRLSASQIRNLNPVFGGSGPALTGLCNLGNTCYMNSILQCLCNAPHLADYFKRNCYQDDINQSNLLGHKGEVAKEFGIIMKALWMGQYRYISPKDFKITIGKINDQFAGYNQQDSQELLLFLLDGLHEDLNKADNRKRHKEENNDHLDDFKAAEYAWQKHKQLNESIIVALFQGQFKSTVHCLTCHKKSRTFEAFMYLSLPLASTSKCTLQDCLRLFSKEEKLTDNNRFYCSHCRARRDSSKKIEIWKLPPVLLVHLKRFSYDGRWKQKLQTSVDFPLENLDLSQYVIGPKNNLKKYNLFSVSNHYGGLDGGHNTAYCKNAAKQQWFKFDDHEVSDISVSSVKSSAAYILFYTSLGSRATDVAT; encoded by the coding sequence caaccagtctgtgacagggggAAAAGATGCACAACGCCTGAAGTGCAGAAAAAGTCGGCGGGAGACTTGCCCCCTGCATCAGTGACCAGAGATTCAAGTTCAGGCAAGGCTCAACGAGAACCTTTGACAAGAGCAAGAAGTGAAGAAATGGGGAGGATTGTGCCAGGACTGCCTTCTGGCTGGGCCAAGTTTCTTGACCCAATCACTGGAACCTTTCGTTATTATCATTCACCCACCAACACTGTTCATATGTACCCACCGGAAATGGCTCCTTCATCTGCACCTCCTTCCACCCCTGCAACTCGTAAAGCCAAGCCACAGATTCCTGCTAAATGGGATAGGGAACCGTCCAAACTGAAGCACTCCTACTCCTCCCCAGATATATCCCAGGTCatccaggaagaagagaaaaggaagccaACAATGACTCCAACAGTTAATTGGGAAAATAAGCCGACATCCTATCCTAAAGCTGAGATCTCGAGACTTTCTGCTTCTCAGATTCGGAACCTCAATCCTGTGTTTGGAGGCTCTGGACCAGCTCTCACAGGACTCTgtaatctaggaaacacttgttACATGAACTCAATACTGCAGTGCCTGTGTAATGCTCCGCATTTGGCGGACTACTTCAAGCGAAACTGTTACCAGGATGATATTAACCAGTCAAATTTATTGGGGCATAAAGGTGAAGTGGCTAAAGAATTTGGAATAATCATGAAAGCTCTGTGGATGGGGCAGTATAGATATATCAGTCCAAAAGACTTTAAAATCACCATTGGGAAAATCAACGATCAGTTCGCAGGGTACAACCAGCAAGATTCCCAGGAACTGCTCCTGTTCCTCTTGGATGGTCTCCATGAAGATCTAAACAAAGCTGATAATCGGAAGagacataaagaagaaaataatgatcaTCTTGATGACTTTAAGGCTGCAGAATATGCTTGGCAGAAGCACAAGCAGCTCAATGAATCTATTATTGTCGCACTTTTTCAGGGTCAGTTCAAATCCACAGTACATTGCCTCACCTGTCACAAAAAGTCCAGGACTTTTGAGGCCTTCATGTATTTGTCTCTACCACTAGCATCCACAAGTAAATGTACGCTTCAGGATTGCCTTAGATTATTTTCCAAAGAAGAGAAACTTACAGATAACAACAGATTCTATTGCAGTCATTGCAGAGCTCGCCGTGACTCCTCAAAAAAGATAGAAATCTGGAAACTGCCACCTGTGCTGTTGGTGCATCTGAAACGTTTTTCCTATGATGGCAGGTGGAAGCAAAAATTACAGACATCTGTGGACTTCCCATTAGAAAATCTTGACTTGTCACAGTATGTCATTGGCCCAAAGAACAACTTGAAGAAGTAtaacttgttttctgtttcaaatcACTACGGCGGACTGGATGGAGGCCACAACACTGCCTACTGTAAAAATGCAGCAAAACAGCAGTGGTTCAAGTTTGATGACCATGAAGTTTCTgacatctctgtttcttctgtgaAATCTTCCGCGGCTTACATCCTCTTTTATACTTCACTGGGATCACGAGCAACTGATGTAGCCACATAA